In one Mucilaginibacter ginsenosidivorax genomic region, the following are encoded:
- a CDS encoding acyl-CoA desaturase gives MVIIIFFIGHWFLSLFFQTFFLHRYASHKMFTTNKFFEGTFYLLTFICQGSSFLNPRAYAIMHREHHAYSDTEKDPHSPHFFRDVFQMMVYTAKSYRMHEKRLKDPEERFKGNIPEWRTVDYIGSSMVSRIAFGVLYVAFYVVFATQWWMYLLIPVHFLMGPIHGAIVNWCGHKYGYANFDNGDKSKNTTPFDFLMLGELFQNNHHKRPNRANFGAKWFEIDPVYPVMKVMHWMHIIRLRKAYL, from the coding sequence GTGGTAATAATAATATTCTTCATCGGGCACTGGTTCCTGTCGCTCTTTTTCCAAACGTTCTTTTTACACAGGTATGCATCTCATAAAATGTTCACTACCAACAAATTTTTTGAGGGAACATTTTATCTGCTGACATTCATTTGTCAGGGTTCATCTTTTTTAAACCCGCGTGCTTATGCTATTATGCACCGCGAGCACCATGCTTACAGCGATACCGAGAAAGATCCGCATTCGCCACATTTTTTCAGGGATGTTTTCCAGATGATGGTGTATACGGCAAAAAGTTACCGCATGCACGAAAAAAGACTTAAAGACCCTGAAGAACGCTTTAAAGGAAACATTCCGGAATGGCGTACGGTTGATTACATTGGTTCGTCAATGGTATCGCGTATAGCATTTGGTGTTTTATATGTTGCTTTTTACGTTGTGTTTGCTACTCAATGGTGGATGTACTTATTAATTCCCGTTCACTTTTTAATGGGCCCTATACATGGTGCTATTGTTAACTGGTGCGGTCATAAATATGGTTATGCCAATTTTGATAATGGCGACAAATCAAAAAATACTACTCCGTTTGATTTTTTAATGCTTGGCGAATTGTTCCAGAACAATCACCACAAACGCCCCAACCGTGCCAACTTCGGCGCCAAATGGTTTGAAATTGACCCGGTTTACCCCGTAATGAAGGTAATGCACTGGATGCATATCATCAGGCTAAGGAAAGCGTATTTATAG
- a CDS encoding LytR/AlgR family response regulator transcription factor, translating to MTLNCLIIDDEPIARKLLQEYIEEIDFLVLVGTAENPLKATAMMNELDVDLVFLDINMPKMNGLQFLRSANNLPMVIMTTAYGQYALDGFELAVVDYLVKPFSLDRFLKAVQKALELKSLRQKQAAPVKTEPDHFYVKCDGKIERVLYDDLIYVEAMANYVVLYTIPKKLVVYLTIKSIQEKLPAEKFLQVHKSHIVNLKMVNTIEGNMLNLGSARVTIGQRFYDEVMDRILKGKYFKR from the coding sequence ATGACGCTTAACTGCCTTATTATTGATGATGAGCCCATTGCACGCAAACTGCTGCAGGAGTATATTGAAGAGATTGATTTCCTGGTATTGGTTGGCACGGCCGAAAACCCCTTGAAGGCAACCGCGATGATGAATGAGCTGGATGTTGACCTGGTGTTCCTGGACATAAACATGCCCAAAATGAACGGGCTTCAGTTTCTTCGCTCGGCCAACAACCTCCCCATGGTAATCATGACTACAGCATATGGGCAATATGCGCTGGATGGTTTTGAGCTGGCAGTAGTTGATTACCTGGTAAAACCATTTTCATTAGATCGGTTTTTAAAAGCAGTACAAAAAGCCCTGGAGTTAAAATCATTAAGACAAAAACAAGCCGCCCCTGTTAAAACGGAGCCCGACCATTTTTATGTTAAATGCGATGGTAAAATTGAGCGTGTGCTGTACGACGACCTGATTTATGTAGAGGCTATGGCCAATTACGTGGTGCTGTATACCATCCCCAAAAAACTGGTGGTTTATTTAACTATCAAGAGTATCCAGGAAAAACTCCCTGCCGAAAAGTTTTTACAGGTACATAAAAGCCATATTGTTAACCTTAAAATGGTTAACACCATTGAAGGCAATATGCTTAACCTGGGCAGCGCCAGGGTAACCATTGGCCAGCGTTTTTATGACGAAGTGATGGACAGAATTTTAAAAGGGAAGTATTTTAAAAGATAA
- a CDS encoding helix-turn-helix transcriptional regulator: protein MPIEFEFEVGKGFHFGHAFAGRFGAGIAHDRVTLPQSIGEGFIQEVFLNNGLSLCIHRYWLKDDLVLRRLAASSSTMLTLKFDCRRIPVEEAELPHRPLFTGSNGCEVELGTGNFFSEMVVPANQHVNFLVVGASRQTLINTLDLQETGCPIASLLQESPSFVLHEVMTSEMERALKQLSRIDETTTLATLLYKNKAEELIYLLFSKLMHRAETASITVDQADAEKIYKLRAAILSDLSLTPQLPELSGKIGIGLTKMKQLFRQIFGDSIYNYYQSARMNEAARLLAMQSVSETGYQLGFTNLSHFGRLFERHFQVKPKRYKDGLALR from the coding sequence ATGCCGATAGAGTTTGAATTTGAAGTAGGCAAAGGTTTTCATTTTGGCCATGCTTTTGCCGGGCGTTTTGGTGCCGGGATAGCCCATGACCGGGTAACGCTGCCCCAATCAATTGGCGAGGGGTTTATACAGGAAGTATTCCTGAATAACGGATTATCTCTGTGCATTCACCGCTATTGGCTTAAGGACGATCTTGTTTTGCGCCGCCTGGCAGCTTCATCATCAACCATGCTCACCTTAAAGTTTGATTGCAGGCGCATCCCGGTGGAGGAAGCAGAATTGCCGCACCGGCCTTTATTTACCGGCAGTAATGGCTGCGAGGTTGAACTGGGTACCGGCAACTTTTTTTCGGAAATGGTTGTCCCGGCCAACCAGCATGTTAATTTCCTGGTGGTTGGCGCATCCCGCCAAACGCTCATTAACACATTAGATTTGCAGGAAACTGGATGCCCCATAGCATCGCTGTTGCAGGAAAGTCCATCGTTTGTGCTGCACGAAGTGATGACATCAGAGATGGAACGCGCGCTAAAACAATTAAGCAGAATTGATGAAACTACCACACTGGCCACATTGCTTTACAAAAACAAGGCCGAAGAACTCATATACCTGCTGTTCAGCAAGCTGATGCACCGTGCCGAAACCGCTTCTATAACGGTAGACCAGGCTGATGCCGAAAAGATATACAAACTGCGGGCCGCCATTTTATCCGACCTTAGCTTAACCCCGCAGCTTCCCGAGCTATCGGGCAAAATAGGTATTGGCCTTACCAAAATGAAACAACTTTTCCGCCAGATTTTTGGCGATAGTATTTATAACTATTACCAATCGGCCCGGATGAACGAGGCTGCCCGCTTGCTGGCCATGCAATCTGTATCCGAAACCGGCTACCAGCTGGGCTTTACCAATTTGAGCCATTTTGGGCGCTTGTTTGAAAGGCACTTCCAGGTAAAACCCAAGCGATATAAGGATGGATTGGCGTTGAGGTAA
- a CDS encoding c-type cytochrome, translating into MKINQKFIAVMTLAAIVSVTVAATDKTADTPQYTNLKVLPKSISSKALQGIMADDFDDGLGVSCGFCHAGNKDGHGLDFASDAKPEKQIARAMMRMTLGINKKYLKVKHPEIGNATLIVSCTTCHKGQAFPDGAEPK; encoded by the coding sequence ATGAAAATAAACCAGAAGTTTATAGCTGTTATGACATTAGCAGCTATAGTAAGCGTTACCGTGGCCGCAACTGATAAAACCGCCGATACACCCCAATACACCAATTTAAAAGTGCTGCCAAAAAGCATAAGTTCCAAAGCGCTGCAGGGCATTATGGCCGACGATTTTGACGATGGCCTTGGGGTAAGCTGTGGTTTTTGCCACGCCGGTAATAAAGATGGACACGGGCTTGATTTTGCCAGCGATGCAAAGCCCGAAAAGCAGATAGCGCGCGCCATGATGCGCATGACCCTTGGTATCAACAAAAAATATTTAAAAGTAAAGCACCCCGAAATTGGCAACGCTACATTGATTGTATCATGTACCACCTGTCATAAAGGGCAGGCCTTTCCCGATGGCGCGGAACCTAAATAA
- a CDS encoding sensor histidine kinase codes for MKTSKTIYHLTFWVLAYLSWVFIFRNGTLVFTHAITIQFCYLLFISANYYFNALYTIPQLLNKKRYVKFGLCFLGGIVITALMRVPVSIAVVTYVFKVKNARFSFPDIFLDSFINIFFWVACILAVHLVIEKIRSQLYIEQIEKEKATNELNFLRAQFNPHFLFNSINSIYGHIDKSNKDAREMLLVFSEMLRYQLYECNVEQIALDSEINYIRNYIAIQKGRIDERIVVSFCADDVNGQINVAPLLFITFIENAFKYVGFNEDKQNLVCIGLQYQNSNLMFSVFNTKDAFVNQIEKSSGLGIANTKRRLEILYPGRHQLQIVNSDTGYEVNLTLFNV; via the coding sequence TTGAAAACCAGCAAAACAATATATCACCTCACATTTTGGGTATTGGCGTACCTGTCCTGGGTGTTTATCTTCAGGAACGGTACGCTGGTATTTACACATGCCATTACCATACAGTTTTGTTACCTGTTGTTTATATCGGCAAATTACTATTTCAACGCGCTGTATACCATTCCGCAATTGCTTAATAAAAAACGGTATGTAAAATTTGGCCTGTGTTTTTTAGGGGGAATTGTTATTACAGCGCTTATGAGGGTGCCGGTATCAATTGCCGTTGTCACCTATGTTTTTAAAGTTAAAAACGCCAGGTTTAGTTTCCCCGACATCTTTTTAGATTCGTTTATCAATATTTTCTTCTGGGTGGCCTGCATCCTGGCGGTGCACCTGGTTATCGAAAAAATACGGTCACAATTGTATATCGAACAAATTGAAAAAGAAAAAGCCACCAACGAACTCAATTTTTTGCGGGCGCAGTTTAACCCGCATTTTCTGTTTAACTCCATCAACTCTATTTACGGGCACATTGATAAATCAAACAAGGATGCCCGCGAAATGCTGCTGGTATTTTCAGAAATGCTGCGTTACCAGCTGTATGAATGTAATGTTGAACAAATAGCCCTCGATAGCGAAATTAACTACATCCGCAATTACATAGCCATACAAAAAGGCCGCATTGACGAGCGTATAGTCGTTTCTTTTTGTGCCGATGATGTAAACGGGCAAATTAACGTGGCGCCGCTGCTGTTCATTACCTTTATAGAAAATGCTTTTAAATATGTTGGGTTTAATGAGGATAAGCAAAACCTGGTATGCATTGGCCTGCAATACCAAAATAGCAACCTGATGTTCAGCGTTTTTAACACTAAAGATGCCTTTGTGAACCAGATCGAAAAGTCATCAGGGCTGGGGATTGCCAATACAAAGCGCCGGCTGGAAATTTTATATCCCGGCAGGCACCAACTCCAAATTGTTAATTCCGATACCGGTTATGAGGTAAACTTAACCCTGTTTAACGTATGA
- a CDS encoding pyridoxal phosphate-dependent aminotransferase yields MSVSKLAQNLRGSEIIKIAGEINELKRQGQNIANLTIGDFDSNIYPIPADLKDGIVDAYNHNQTNYPPADGMLNLRESVSAFLSSRMGLNYKANEILISGGSRPLIYSTFLALVDPGDKVVFPAPSWNNNHYSDLTSAEAIIVETKPENNFMPTADEIAPHLKGATLLALCSPLNPTGTMFNKKDLEEICDLVIAENKSRATGEKPLYLLYDQIYSQLTFGDFKHYDPVTLRPELRPYTVFVDGASKCFASTGVRVGWGFGPANIIDNMKAIVGHMGAWSPKAEQVAMAHFITDTAAVDAYLDDLKGKIRASLTTLHEGFQALKAEGFQVDSITPMGAIYLTLKIDYTGKTTPDGHVLKDSADINFYLIKEAKVALVPFSAFGTDDSVNWFRASVGASTLEDIEQLIPRVKEALSKLK; encoded by the coding sequence ATGAGTGTTTCTAAATTAGCTCAAAACTTACGCGGCTCGGAGATCATTAAGATTGCGGGCGAGATAAATGAATTAAAACGCCAGGGGCAAAATATTGCCAACCTAACTATTGGCGATTTCGACTCCAATATTTACCCCATCCCTGCCGACTTAAAAGACGGCATTGTTGATGCTTATAACCACAACCAAACTAATTACCCGCCGGCTGATGGCATGCTTAACTTGCGCGAAAGTGTATCGGCATTTTTAAGCAGCCGTATGGGTTTAAATTATAAAGCTAACGAGATATTGATTTCGGGCGGGTCGCGCCCATTGATCTATTCAACCTTTCTGGCCTTGGTTGATCCGGGCGATAAAGTAGTTTTCCCGGCACCATCATGGAACAACAACCACTACAGCGACCTTACCAGTGCCGAAGCTATTATTGTTGAAACCAAGCCCGAAAATAATTTTATGCCTACGGCAGATGAAATTGCACCGCATTTAAAAGGCGCAACTTTATTGGCGCTTTGCTCGCCCCTTAACCCAACAGGCACCATGTTTAATAAAAAAGACCTGGAAGAAATTTGCGACCTGGTTATTGCCGAAAACAAAAGCCGCGCAACCGGCGAAAAGCCTCTGTACCTGCTGTACGATCAAATATATTCGCAGTTAACCTTCGGCGATTTTAAGCATTATGATCCGGTTACTTTACGCCCTGAATTGAGGCCTTATACCGTATTTGTTGATGGTGCATCTAAATGTTTTGCCTCAACAGGCGTACGCGTAGGCTGGGGTTTTGGCCCGGCAAATATTATTGATAATATGAAAGCCATTGTTGGCCACATGGGGGCATGGTCGCCAAAGGCCGAGCAGGTTGCCATGGCTCATTTTATTACGGATACGGCCGCTGTTGATGCTTACCTGGATGATTTGAAAGGAAAAATCCGCGCCAGCTTAACAACGCTGCACGAAGGTTTCCAGGCACTGAAAGCCGAAGGCTTCCAGGTAGATTCGATAACCCCAATGGGCGCTATATATCTTACCCTTAAAATTGATTACACCGGTAAAACTACACCCGATGGGCATGTATTAAAGGATTCGGCTGATATTAACTTTTACCTTATCAAGGAAGCTAAAGTGGCCCTGGTACCATTCTCGGCCTTCGGTACCGATGATTCGGTTAACTGGTTCCGCGCATCTGTAGGCGCAAGCACGCTGGAGGATATTGAGCAATTGATACCGAGGGTGAAAGAGGCTTTGAGTAAGTTGAAGTAA
- a CDS encoding alkene reductase, with protein sequence MNTILAPYSTKTLQLKNHLVMAPMTRSRAIGNIPNNLMAEYYHQRSGAGLIVTEGTSPSPSGLGYARIPGIFSSEQVEGWKKVTGAVHAGNSKIFVQLMHTGRIAHQANLPAGATVVGVSAIKAAGQMHTDSLGMQDYPIPVALTTEAVKATIAEYVQAAKNAVEAGFDGVEVHGANGYLVEQFLNPNVNNRTDEYGGDYKARASFALEVVQQIADAIGKEKVGIRFSPFSNLGDLQDYDADEVHNTYAYLAQELNKIGITYIHIGFSPKIPQKTFDAIRSAFKETIILCNGNTPATAADTLAKGFADVLAFGRPFLANPDLVTRMEQNAPLNEVDFTTLYTPEAHGYTDYPVMAVA encoded by the coding sequence ATGAATACTATATTAGCTCCATACAGCACAAAAACACTTCAGTTAAAAAACCACCTGGTAATGGCTCCCATGACGCGCAGCCGGGCCATTGGCAATATCCCTAACAATTTAATGGCCGAATACTACCATCAGCGCAGCGGCGCGGGTCTTATCGTTACCGAAGGTACATCGCCATCGCCCAGTGGTTTGGGTTACGCACGTATCCCCGGCATCTTTAGCAGCGAGCAGGTTGAGGGCTGGAAAAAAGTTACCGGCGCTGTACATGCCGGTAACAGCAAAATATTTGTACAATTAATGCATACAGGCCGCATAGCCCACCAGGCAAATTTGCCCGCGGGGGCTACGGTTGTAGGCGTATCGGCCATAAAAGCGGCAGGCCAGATGCATACCGATAGCTTGGGAATGCAGGATTACCCAATTCCGGTTGCCCTTACTACCGAAGCCGTAAAAGCAACCATTGCAGAATATGTACAAGCCGCAAAAAATGCCGTGGAAGCCGGCTTTGACGGCGTTGAAGTACATGGCGCCAACGGTTACCTGGTTGAACAGTTTTTAAACCCCAACGTAAATAACCGTACCGACGAATATGGAGGCGATTATAAAGCCCGCGCTTCCTTCGCGCTGGAAGTGGTACAGCAAATTGCCGATGCTATTGGTAAAGAAAAAGTTGGTATCCGTTTTTCTCCCTTCTCAAATCTTGGCGATTTGCAGGACTATGATGCAGATGAAGTGCACAACACTTATGCCTACCTGGCGCAGGAGTTAAATAAAATAGGTATCACTTATATTCATATCGGCTTTTCGCCAAAAATTCCTCAGAAAACATTTGATGCTATCCGTAGCGCCTTTAAGGAAACCATCATACTTTGTAACGGCAATACGCCCGCTACAGCGGCCGATACCTTAGCCAAAGGCTTTGCCGATGTGCTTGCATTTGGTCGCCCGTTTTTGGCCAACCCCGATTTGGTGACCCGTATGGAGCAAAACGCGCCGTTGAATGAGGTTGATTTTACAACTTTATATACCCCGGAAGCGCATGGCTATACCGATTACCCGGTAATGGCCGTGGCCTGA
- a CDS encoding cupin domain-containing protein, with protein MENTQKTVTFVGPEEGQGIAMAGNSYRVIISGRQTDGKYALIDMLVPPGGGPVPHAHPDVQESFYVVDGEVEVKSEAGSYIAGKGSFVNIPYGGIVHCFCNKSNQMAHLLCTVMPAGMEDFFMEAGEPAPFGTFLPLPPMTNELKSKMGALSEKYGQKMFPPDYLDK; from the coding sequence ATGGAAAACACACAAAAAACAGTAACGTTTGTTGGCCCGGAAGAAGGGCAGGGGATTGCCATGGCAGGTAACTCGTACCGGGTAATCATATCGGGCAGGCAAACCGATGGTAAATACGCGTTGATAGATATGCTGGTACCGCCCGGTGGCGGCCCGGTGCCGCACGCTCACCCTGATGTGCAGGAAAGTTTTTACGTTGTTGATGGCGAAGTTGAGGTAAAATCTGAAGCGGGCAGTTATATTGCAGGGAAAGGCTCATTTGTGAATATCCCTTACGGGGGTATTGTTCATTGCTTTTGTAATAAATCTAACCAAATGGCCCATTTGCTTTGCACGGTAATGCCCGCCGGTATGGAAGATTTTTTTATGGAAGCGGGCGAACCCGCACCTTTTGGTACATTTTTACCTTTGCCGCCAATGACCAACGAGCTAAAAAGCAAAATGGGCGCACTATCCGAAAAGTACGGACAAAAAATGTTTCCGCCGGATTATTTAGATAAGTAG
- a CDS encoding glycoside hydrolase family 43 protein, translated as MKRGIYHKIFLTAAIAAAMVAPARRALAQDKKTSGNPVVEGWYADPEAKIFNKQYWLYPTYSAKYNEQVFMDAFSSPDLVHWTKHPHIVDTSGVKWVRRALWAPAVTEKGGKYYIFFGANDIQNNNEKGGIGVAVADNPAGPFKDYLGKPLIDQIINKAQPIDQFVFKDDNGQYYMIYGGWGQCNIVKLKDDFTGVVPFEDGVTYRKITPEGYVEGPVMFKRKGKYYFMWSEGGWTGPDYRVAYAVGDTPFGPFKRIATILKQDASIATGAGHHSVINVPGTDEWYIVYHRRPLTETDGNHRVMCIDKMYFDKDGMIQPVKITNEGVAARVLR; from the coding sequence ATGAAAAGGGGTATTTATCATAAAATCTTTTTAACGGCGGCCATAGCGGCCGCTATGGTGGCGCCGGCCCGGCGTGCTTTGGCCCAGGATAAAAAAACATCGGGCAACCCGGTTGTTGAGGGCTGGTATGCCGATCCGGAAGCTAAAATTTTTAATAAGCAATATTGGCTGTATCCAACTTACTCGGCTAAATACAACGAGCAGGTTTTCATGGATGCCTTCTCTTCGCCCGACCTGGTTCATTGGACCAAACACCCCCACATTGTTGATACCTCTGGCGTAAAATGGGTGCGCCGTGCGCTTTGGGCGCCTGCCGTTACCGAAAAAGGCGGTAAATATTATATCTTCTTTGGCGCAAACGACATTCAGAACAATAACGAAAAAGGCGGTATTGGCGTAGCTGTAGCCGATAACCCTGCCGGCCCGTTCAAAGATTACCTGGGCAAGCCGCTGATAGATCAGATCATTAACAAAGCACAGCCTATTGATCAGTTTGTTTTTAAGGATGATAACGGCCAGTACTATATGATTTATGGCGGCTGGGGCCAGTGTAATATTGTAAAACTAAAAGACGACTTTACCGGCGTGGTGCCTTTTGAGGATGGTGTTACCTACCGGAAAATAACCCCCGAGGGCTATGTAGAGGGCCCGGTAATGTTTAAACGCAAAGGCAAATACTACTTTATGTGGAGCGAAGGCGGCTGGACAGGCCCCGATTACCGGGTAGCTTACGCCGTGGGCGATACCCCGTTCGGTCCGTTTAAGCGGATAGCCACCATTTTAAAGCAGGATGCCAGTATTGCTACCGGCGCGGGCCACCACTCGGTTATTAACGTGCCTGGCACCGATGAATGGTACATTGTATACCACCGCCGCCCATTAACCGAGACCGACGGCAACCACCGTGTAATGTGCATTGATAAAATGTACTTTGATAAAGATGGCATGATACAGCCCGTGAAAATTACCAACGAAGGGGTTGCGGCGAGGGTACTGCGGTAG